Proteins from one Pongo abelii isolate AG06213 chromosome 19, NHGRI_mPonAbe1-v2.0_pri, whole genome shotgun sequence genomic window:
- the LOC100459220 gene encoding LOW QUALITY PROTEIN: keratin, type I cytoskeletal 17-like (The sequence of the model RefSeq protein was modified relative to this genomic sequence to represent the inferred CDS: inserted 1 base in 1 codon) produces MTTTICQFTSSSSIKGSSGPGGGSSRTSCRLSGGLGAGSCRLGSAGGLGSALXGSSYSSCYSFGSGGGYGSSFGGVDGLLAGGEKATMQHLNDRLASYLDKVRALEEANTELEVKIRDWYQRQAPGPTRAYSQYYRTMEELQNKILTATMDNAYILLQIDNAHLAAADFRTKFETEQALHLSVEAAISGLRRVLDELTLARADLEMQIENLKEELAYLKKNHEEEMNALRGQVAGEINVEMDAAPGMDLSRILNKMRDQYEKMAEKNRKDAEDWFFSKTEELNREVATNSELVQSGKSEILELWRTMQALEIKLQSQLSVKASLEGNLVETENCYCVQLSQIQGLIGSVEEQLAQLRCEMEQQNQEYKILLDVKAWLEQEIATYHRLLEGEYAHLTQYKKEPVTTRQVCTIVEEVQDGKVISSREQVHQTTR; encoded by the exons ATGACCACGACCATCTGCCAGTTCAcctcctccagctccatcaaGGGCTCCTCCGGCCCGGGGGGCGGCTCGTCCCGCACCTCCTGCCGGCTGTCTGGCGGCCTGGGTGCCGGCTCCTGCAGGCTGGGATCTGCTGGTGGCCTGGGCAGCGCCC GGGGCAGCAGCTACTCCAGCTGCTACAGCTTTGGCTCTGGCGGTGGCTATGGCAGCAGCTTTGGGGGCGTTGATGGGCTGCTGGCCGGAGGTGAGAAGGCCACCATGCAGCACCTCAATGACCGCCTGGCCTCCTACCTGGACAAGGTGCGCGCCCTGGAGGAGGCCAACACTGAGCTGGAGGTGAAGATCCGTGACTGGTACCAGAGGCAGGCCCCGGGGCCCACCCGTGCCTACAGCCAGTACTACAGGACAATGGAGGAGCTGCAGAACAAG ATCCTCACAGCCACCATGGACAATGCCTACATCCTGCTACAGATTGACAATGCCCATCTGGCTGCTGCTGACTTCCGCACCAA GTTTGAGACAGAGCAGGCCCTGCACCTGAGTGTGGAGGCCGCCATCAGTGGCCTGCGCAGGGTGCTGGATGAGCTGACCCTGGCCAGAGCCGACCTGGAGATGCAGATTGAGAACCTCAAGGAGGAGCTGGCCTACCTGAAGAAGAACCATGAGGAG GAGATGAACGCCCTGCGAGGCCAGGTGGCCGGTGAGATCAATGTGGAGATGGATGCTGCCCCAGGCATGGACCTGAGCCGCATCCTGAACAAGATGCGTGACCAGTATGAGAAGATGGCAGAGAAGAACCGCAAGGATGCCGAGGATTGGTTCTTCAGCAAG ACAGAGGAGCTGAACCGTGAGGTGGCTACCAACAGCGAGCTGGTCCAGAGTGGTAAGAGCGAGATTTTGGAGCTCTGGCGCACCATGCAGGCCTTGGAGATCAAGCTGCAGTCCCAGCTCAGCGTG AAAGCATCCCTGGAGGGCAACCTGGTGGAGACAGAGAACTGCTACTGCGTGCAGCTGTCCCAGATCCAGGGGCTGATCGGCAGCgtggaggagcagctggcccagcTTCGCTGCGAGATGGAGCAGCAGAACCAGGAGTACAAGATCCTGCTGGACGTGAAGgcgtggctggagcaggagatcGCCACCTACCACCGCCTGCTGGAGGGCGAGTATGCCCA cctgaCTCAGTACAAGAAAGAAC CGGTGACCACCCGTCAGGTGTGTACCATTGTGGAAGAGGTCCAGGATGGCAAGGTCATCTCCTCCCGCGAGCAGGTCCACCAGACCACCCGCTGA